AACCTGAGGTAGAAATTTTTGATGCTGAcccaattaaaatatgagttgGTTTAAACCTATATTTGTATAAGTtgtaaaaatcaaaatgatttCAATAGTTAGTTGATAAggttaatcaaaataaatttgaatgcGACAAGTATTGAAAAGAGATGGCTAGAACTAATTATTCAGTTGGGCCTTTGTTGGTCTGGGCTTGGGTTAATTATTGGCTGGGCTGAGCTGAGCTGAACTTCTAACAAGCCTGGGCCCAGATGAGTCCCGATTTTACATAAAACCACAATTTAAGCTCACCTGATGAATGCAGATTACGTAGTCCCcttacatttttttacttcCTTCCCAGTGCattatactccccccgtccaccatttaaagagCCATTTTAACTTGACACGAGGTTTAAGTTGACtttgtgaaaaatataaagggagaaagtgagtggaatATAAGACTCATTTAAAGTACTCCCTgtcattgaagatgacccactttcctttttgctTTGTCCTATCaaaatgactcattacttaaaatagaaacacttttatctctactttattccctctctcttaggccatccgcatccctgtctcttatccgtctcttaaccgtctcatctcttaactattcatgggccccactgtacttttcagctcatctcttaactaagagacaacacctgcatccctccatctcttaaccatctcttaactattcattcaatttcattttttatttttaattccaacaaattcatttaataaaaacacacttcattaaataaaataaaaattacaatttaaaaacctaaaaaaaaaaaaaaaaaaaaaatacatacatagtttaaaatcctaaaaaaaaaaaaaatatacataattaaaatactctaaattaaactataaaaactactccgccggcGAATCATCATCCCCCGAAGTCGGCGGTGCACCCAAGTTAGATTGATTCCCTATACCAAGTTGAGCTTTCATAAACTCAATTCCGTCCATATGGGCTGAAACTTGGGCAGGAGTCATTTTTGAAAGGTCAGCCATCGTGGCGAccaggtacatggacattagggtgttcgagcccgtgcccgtgccggagcccgagccctcgcccgcctggcttgattcgccgcggcccctccctctccctctccctctcgcTCTCGCCGCCTTGGTCCCTTGCGGCCGACGCCGTGAACCGGAAGAAGACCCCCCTGCATCATCGGTTGGCGTGCCCTCACGTGAGGTGTTGCCTTCCCCGccatcactagacgagtagtgGCCACGCGCCGTGTGCTTCGTGCGTTTCGAGCCCGACTCGACACCGCCAGCCCACCTTTCAAGGTGGTGGACTTGCGACCAAACATCGACAAACTTGAAATCTTTACCGACGTCGTCTTTGAAGACCCGCAACGCCGCTCTCAGAATGTCGGCTCCACTGGCTCCGCTTTGATAATTCGCCTCTTCTGCCCTGTATATCGCgtaaaattttttgacatctttgtcgcatcggtcccaatgactgcggagcatcttcacgttgCGGGCAAAGGTGTTCTTCGGCCTTCGTGCGTTGTAAACTTCGGTgacttttttccaaaaacacttgttggtttgttgattcccgacgaCAGGATCGTACGAGACGCTGATCCAAGCGTCGTACAGAGCCAACGTCTCGTCTTGGCTGTATGGATGACGGGTGCCGTCTCTCCCTCGTGGCCTCTTCCTCCCTCGGCATTGACGCCGAGCCTAAGGCCGATCCTGCCGGAGCCGGAGTCGGAGCCTCCACCTATTGGCCAGTCGGGCAAAGTGCGTTCAGGCGCCAAAAAATTCTCcggaatttgggataatcccggcgattgcccgtacctctggggggagggacgatagtatgcatccacatcaaaatgtggtgtttggtacgccgGCGGAGTGGTCGAGGCTTGGGTGCCCGGCGACGAACCGGGAGTACCCAAAAAGTTGTACATGCTCGCCCAATCGTCGAACGAGTTCAAGTCGAACCCGCCGGAGCGCCGCCTGGAGCCGCCGCGCCGTGCGCCGCTGGAGTTTCCATCgccggacattttttcaacaatttgagaGAAAGGAATAGATGAGTGTAGTGAATGGAAGAGAAATgagagtagtgtttgtgtgtaaaatggtgaatggagtatggagtatatttatagaataataaaagaaaagaaaagaaaatttttaaaaaaacgaCCGTTTGGGGCCAACGGTCATTTGAccgttttaaatttttttttattaaattcaaatttttcgaatttataaaaaaaaaaatattgcgtcataattccgacgcccactcgcgggccggcgagtgggcgtcacgccatcctccagcgcgcgccacgtgggGCACGCGCGTcgtctcgccagctcgaggccggcctcgccgGCACGCGTCGCGCGACGAGATGTcgcgtctcgtcgagacgagaccgaggCAGCATCGAGTCAGCGATGCGAATGcccttactttactctctcctcttaccgcacaaaatataactgcataaaatcccgtgttgcccaaggaaggggtcatcttccttgggacagagggagtattagttttacatTGGATTGTGAGTGTAAAAAGTTGGTGTGATGTTGGATCCACATactaaaaagtgaaataaagtaaatgattctATAAATTGTGGACaaaccaaaatggcaaaagggTTCTTtaaatcgtggacggagggagtatatatacttcctccgtcttaGCTCAAGtgattaatttctttttggccGTTGTTTTGCaaagatgataataaatagttaaagttgaaagaaagtaaagtaagagatagaataatatagaagaaagtcgtatatacattattttattaattattttactttctcgctactttaactatttattatcatttttcctcAAACACATGTCGAAAATCAGTCAATCACTTTAGATGAGAcagaaaatatcttattttccTCAAAATAATTGTTTCAAGTGAATTTTCctaattagtaaaattaggAAAATTCTTAGAAGATTAATTTATCTCTGAAACGAAAATAAGTTTATTCAGAAACATTTGTAATAATCTCATGGAAACGTTCATACTTGCCaacttaaaatgaaacttttccaaaatatttaaacctTAGGGGTCGCTTTTATCACTATCTCACTCAAATGAATGGAAACTGAATTCTAGCTATAACTATATTAAACGATTCTAATAAGTTATAGTGATGGTAACGAGCGCGACAGGATGGACCACCTTGAACTTATCTCCATTTCCCATTCAACGAATTAAACAAACTTCTACTTAATATTTATTCCCTCCGTGGAATACTgtccattttttctatttcggccTGTCTCGCTAAATATTGTccacttttaccatttcggaCTATTCACgaaatgttgtccacttttccatttcggtcgcaccatttttaataaaactaaCTCATTACGCCCAcgttctattataaaactaatatatagaTGTAGAACTCagatttcactaactttttccagtcatttttcttcacattccTTAAACCTGCACCGAATCAAATGTGGACTACATTTCTCGGACGGACTTAAGggagtataaatataattagctGCCGCCTTTAATGCATTCCTACTATTTTACACCAAATATGAACAAAATGGAGGAGGAAAACCACCTCAATCCACCACAAAAAACTCATCACAAAATCCACGAATTCGAAACCAATAAACCAGCACCCAAAcaagaaggcgcgagcaaaaCCCTAGTTTACATCCTCATCGCCGTCGTTCTACTAAGCATCGCCTTCTTAATATTCGGCCTCGTCGTGCTCCGAATCAAGCCTCCGTCTCTCCGCCTATCAAACGTCGTCGTACAGGGCCTCCGCTACAATGCCTCCTCGCTAAACATGACCGTGATCGCCGATCTCACCCTCCACAACACGAATTTCGGCCGCTTCGACTTTCGCGGCGGAAGCGTCGCTTTGTTGTACGGCAACGCCACGTTTGGGGCGGCGAGCATCCACGGCGGAAGAGTTGGCGGCCGGGAGAGGGGACGGATCGGCGCGGCCGTGGAGGTGAGCGGCGGGCCGTCGGAgaattatatgaatattagcagagatattgaattgaatttggTGAGATTAACGACGGTGGCGGAATTGCGAGGTGAGATTAGAGTGATGAAGATTGTTAATAGGCATAGAACTGCTTCGATGAATTGTAGCATGGATGTTAATTTGAGGGGCCAACAAGTTCAGAATTTATCATGTCAATGAACATATTATTAACCATCTTGATCTAGATACAtatctcatatttattttctttttcttttttttttaatgtaatttatctagcattatgtttatttaaatcCAGATTTTTCTTTGTCGGTATATTAGTAACAAACTTTGAAAtaatacgagttttaatgtactttaaaatgagataaaaaaaaactgattattttttagttgagaATGGTCCATCTTGAGAAAACATGttatcaaaaatcaaagtatccattttttttagataaacaaaaatgacaaaagtggtttattttatttgacaatGGAGTATGATTGATGTTGGAACCTTCCGCCATTCTAGTTGCGATGAATTAGTCTATggtatgaaaattaatttaattcgaTGCATTACCTGGACCTGTTATTTAATGAGTTATGATCAGGTTTTGGATTTagattataactatatttcaGATTATTTGAGTATGAACtttgagaaaatgatttattttaaagagaaGAAGCTTATTTAGGATCCATGGTCTCTAGTTTGGTGTTTCACTAAATTTGTGTCCCATTATCAACTTTTTTAACACTCCAATGCATGGATTCGTTATTTTTCGTTAATTTCGTTCGATTTCCATACTTCAATACTTAGATTTGTTAGTCcaattaattaaggattttaattatttttatttaatttgtttttttaattataaacattagttttgattgattattcactgcaaaaaaaaacgttgaagacatttttaatgcaattaaagacgctaatttgtatttctaaatatgcCATCAACTCTTCAAAAAAGTTCTTATTGTTAGTGTCCCACCTAAAATTAGAGGACGTAAATGGAAGCGTTccaaaaaatcaaagattaaattaatttgtcatTAACTTAGGAATGCTTTCTTTTGCGTCCTAAATTGTTgctacttttaaaaaaaatttaacgcAGGTAATCGCatctcaatttttgttttcttaaaagataatttttttttgtagtaatTGTAGAGTTACAATagaaaattttctaattatttctttaaatatatattaattagaacTAACTTGTTCTCACATCAAGAAAACAAAGTCGGACCAGAATCGACGGAGCTGAAACGTTAAGCCAGAGACAAAATTGTTAGCATTATCTACGTAAATCGTTAAGAAATTTCGTATCTATGTAAATCGTAggcaatttaaaaaatgtggaaatatataatttcCCATATATgaaatgcatattttatatatactcatatagaggtgtgatcaattgctaactttcttaagttgctaacttgctaactcatcaacgcagtgtattaaaaatgtcaacacgatgacattaaaatgtttaatgtcattgtgttgacatttttaatatacaacaACCCTTAATGCACaacattgatgagttagcacagttaacaatttaaatagttagcaatataacgcacccTATATACGTGCCgtaaacagaaaataaataagaaagacCGAGTCATTACTCATATATAGCTGTTGCCTCGTTTCTTAGTGTTTgtcaatatttcaattttcttattaatttgcTTGACCACATTTGACTTTGGTGGCTGCCTTAGATTCCTTTCCAAATAACTAAAATTCttttaaacaatatattattCTTGCGCGATCTGCATTTTAGTTTCATACTGTATAGCTTAGTTGATCTCCCCAATCCTagtcaatattaaaaaaaaaggcttTTCCATCCGTTCTAAAACAATGTTTCATTACATTGTTCTAGTCATAGGAatacattcatatattttgaacAGTAAtacataattcattttatattatgtcccaaattttgaaaaaccaATTAATTATATCCCGTCTCCAAATTTTCGACCATAGCTTACGACAAGCTAGCTTacgagtaaataaaataaacatgacTTGGTCAAataatacaatttttaatttttaaattgacaaaaaaattccGGTAAAATAAAGGCAGAAGAAAACTAAGTGCTACTACTAAATTTTCTTCAGCCAtggaagagagaagagagcaAGAGAAGCCGCTCAGCCCTTTTCCACCGGAGGAGCTCATATCACACCGCCGCCAGCGTTGCCTCAAGTGCTGCGGCTGCTCCGCCGCGCTTCTCCTAATCCTAGCCGTCACAATTCTCATCCTCATGCTCACCATCTTCAACGTGAAGCATCCAACGCTCGAGATCACCTCGGTCAAAATCGACGGCCTCGATTCGTTATCCAACGACAccaataacaacaacaacaacaccaaCCCGACGCTGGCGGCCGGCGTCTCGATCAAGAACCCCAATGCGGCGTCGTTCAAGTTCCACGAGGCGGCCACGGAGGTGTACTTCGACGGCACGCTGGTGGGAGAGGGCAGGGCGCCCGCAGGGGAGGCGGGGCCGAGGAGGACGCGGAGGGTGGATGTTTTGGTTGATTTGGTGGTTGGTAGATTGGTGGGAGTGTCGAGATTTGAGAGTGATTTTGAGAGAGGGGGTTTGGAGATCAGTGTGTATACAAGAGTGAAAGGGGTGGTTAAGGTTACAAATGTTATAAAGAGGAGTTTTGTGGTGAATATCACATGTGGTATGAATGTTGATCTCAGAAGCAAGGTTGTCCAAGATAGGAGTTGCACTTtgtgattcatttttttctcttttacattttttttttggtttattttggtgtgtttccatttctttttctttttttcattttcttggtggtggtggttgtAGAAAAAAGGTTGTGAATAgagtatgtatttttattacttggaaaatagaagaaaattttggttGTGGCATGAGTGTTATATGTGACCGCAAGTGccttaatttttcttttgttctgaatttttgctttattatGAATTCGTGAACTGAATTAATACACATAAAATTGGGGTATCCAAGTGGCAGAATTGGTTGTTTTATGCACTTGCCGGCGGCcccaaattaaaatgtttttttcttttt
The genomic region above belongs to Salvia hispanica cultivar TCC Black 2014 chromosome 3, UniMelb_Shisp_WGS_1.0, whole genome shotgun sequence and contains:
- the LOC125209754 gene encoding late embryogenesis abundant protein At1g64065-like, translated to MEEENHLNPPQKTHHKIHEFETNKPAPKQEGASKTLVYILIAVVLLSIAFLIFGLVVLRIKPPSLRLSNVVVQGLRYNASSLNMTVIADLTLHNTNFGRFDFRGGSVALLYGNATFGAASIHGGRVGGRERGRIGAAVEVSGGPSENYMNISRDIELNLVRLTTVAELRGEIRVMKIVNRHRTASMNCSMDVNLRGQQVQNLSCQ
- the LOC125210239 gene encoding uncharacterized protein LOC125210239, encoding MEERREQEKPLSPFPPEELISHRRQRCLKCCGCSAALLLILAVTILILMLTIFNVKHPTLEITSVKIDGLDSLSNDTNNNNNNTNPTLAAGVSIKNPNAASFKFHEAATEVYFDGTLVGEGRAPAGEAGPRRTRRVDVLVDLVVGRLVGVSRFESDFERGGLEISVYTRVKGVVKVTNVIKRSFVVNITCGMNVDLRSKVVQDRSCTL